In Osmerus eperlanus chromosome 17, fOsmEpe2.1, whole genome shotgun sequence, a single genomic region encodes these proteins:
- the rab3ip gene encoding rab-3A-interacting protein isoform X2: protein MASEPLEGFHEVNLASPTTPDLHGLAETRPQRHSAPPSSLYRTPSLGSAPCPPNALRADQLPTQPVYSAPRHLGNDEAHNGSVPGLEPSARSEVESAESVFLVGEEGEEFLGLSDSSLSRLRSPSVMEVREKGNERLKDELAKAQRELKLKDEECERLSKVRDQLGQELEELTASLFQEAHKMVREANVKQATAEKQLKEALGKIDVLQAEVLALKTLVLSSSPTSPCQDLPSGTKTPFKKGHGRNKSTSSAMLGSQAELSVTQPIVRDCREVDSLLFSEFKAWKEEPSLQRSCSFLERVYREDIHPCLTFSKSELGSAILEAVERNTLSVEPVGFQPLPVVKASAVECGGPKKCALSGQTKTCKHRIKFGDSSNYYYVSPYCRYRITSVCNFFTYIRYIQQGLVKQQDAEQMFWEVMQLRREMSFAKLGYYKDEL from the exons ATGGCCAGCGAACCCCTCGAAGGTTTCCATGAGGTCAACCTGGCTTCGCCCACCACCCCGGACCTCCACGGCCTGGCCGAGACACGCCCCCAGCGACACAGCGCCCCGCCCAGCTCTCTCTACCGCACCCCCTCACTGGGctccgccccctgcccccccaatgCCCTGAGGGCTGACCAGCTGCCCACGCAGCCTGTTTACTCCGCCCCCCGCCATCTTGGCAATGATGAGGCGCACAATGGCAG TGTTCCAGGACTGGAGCCCTCCGCCCGCTCTGAGGTGGAGTCAGCAGAAAGTGTCTTCCTGgttggagaggaaggggaggagttcCTGGGCTTGAGTGACAGCAGCTTGTCCCGCCTCCGCAGCCCCTCGGTgatggaggtgagagagaaaggcaacGAGAGGCTGAAGGATGAACTGGCCAAGGCACAGAGG gagcTTAAGTTGAAGGACGAGGAGTGTGAGAGGTTGTCTAAGGTGAGGGATCAGCtggggcaggagctggaggagctcaCTGCCAGCCTCTTCCAG GAAGCTCACAAGATGGTCCGTGAGGCCAACGTTAAGCAGGCTACTGCTGAGAAACAGCTGAAAGAGGCGCTGGGcaag ATTGACGTGCTGCAGGCGGAGGTGCTGGCCCTGAAGACtctggtcctctcctcctcccccacctccccctgccaGGACCTCCCCTCGGGCACCAAGACCCCCTTCAAGAAGGGCCACGGCCGCAACAAGAGCACCAGCTCCGCCATGCTGGGCAGCCAGGCGGAGCTGTCAGTCACGCAGCCCATAGTACGAGACTgcagggag GTGGACAGTCTGCTCTTCAGCGAGTTCAAGGCCTGGAAGGAGGAGCCCAGTCTGCAGAGGAGCTGCTCCTTCCTGGAGAGAGTCTACAGAGAAGATAtccacccctgcctcacctTCTCCAAgagcgag CTGGGGTCAGCCATCTTGGAGGCGGTGGAGAGGAACACGCTGAGTGTGGAGCCGGTGGGCTTCCAGCCCCTGCCCGTCGTCAAGGCCTCGGCTGTGGAGTGCGGAGGACCAAA AAAATGTGCCCTCAGCGGCCAGACCAAAACCTGCAAGCACAGGATCAAGTTCGGAGACTCCAGCAACTACTACTACGTGTCTCCCTACTGCAGATACAGG atcACGTCGGTGTGTAACTTCTTCACCTACATCCGCTACATTCAACAAGGGCTGGTGAAGCAGCAAGACG CTGAACAGATGTTCTGGGAGGTGATGCAGCTTCGCAGGGAGATGTCATTCGCTAAGCTGGGCTACTACAAGGATGAACTGTGA
- the lrmp gene encoding inositol 1,4,5-triphosphate receptor associated 2 yields the protein MDCSAQQRRHNPVDSICRKLQTIQRYTSDSPFYIPKLSSSSYDSPQAGLKQNLESFLKKRTVRGEDGIDRSMLTPTSSPKTPRTALCPSTPAIPSTPASTIPIPTNATFTITSTLGERRGQGKDQFRGWQRTCSTPATQSGESYFSFSQGGQFTQPEGMDREREGHRNSPLSLTHSQAHSTLSYNLNFCSGESASPLECELPYPALVVKRLSMGGDGSLFSSEARKEAMAEVSLICEEDLLDTIFHACDTQRRGKVYVSRIVDYLRHTTSRGSEDSGLDDLCNMLDPEHKNVSIDLDTYHAVMKEWIDDCRNSGDESGEELTQDSVRLRESLAAKRSVLLNMTSGSLEAFGGEASRGDLETSDLVYCVADLQFSNQKLQQDVRKLKQAMEAMEDTNLRLAEENEQLRSQAKMGHQLAQKEKLLKEEVEEMKMTLSCTEEGRARASAHSKHMERENQSLIAKIASLQEENIKVTMEMDDLQKRMMELCDLNAELQVQIHSYDGVVNEKDSLLLERSSQIKELRAALEEYSSVTELLRADKSKLASHMHLMQPDMSSPVGLSLSVAYRLNQMTSGSLQTELALAQNPIERAERLSSNLSFVSPMDETLDKEVLLLFQGPSPEHMSQEFKDIITKLKREFDEEGVSVLVTLRGLLDQHGGTEAVCDPRLQTVQCELDARRTEWALSLEQLDQYTDSLEKELIKMASNMRRSRTEILHLSVRVQEQENQKQQLKEELEQLKTPQDSREASCQTPVDGEELGEDLDWDEEFALQDFLRAEVDERYRDYRPEGPGGTRPQGDLLADQPGEEGEERWTVVGGEGSEVQEEPRGLSPPPRGTPPGQSTEGEEAETAALPEPDLKNNSESLQVDGTAYESVSQPPGASEDGRGREREEGEDTTAGSMSNIKRLSQDQLLERVVAEDSTSLLPVLEEEEEGMHESAQVPAVNVDMAGTDRLTGEGAASLSDENSPQTVVGQTISDTNQSEGRAEGIASDPSQSEDSPALQEPQGAKKLKKELPCYTLTYLECSNAGIRINDRIRKMASVFASDAEDGVDQEGGERRGKPESLVSSGGGDPEVCESLRGSVRVAESLTLVLALQELSRSMVVIEGHKPPEDLSEASGTTEKDAETSVISEDNSESMREERNSLSQNEKEIETEFQRLSLGFKCDVFTLEKRLRLEERSRDLAEDNVRREVSSCQGLLQALIPLCEDDNQSMEIIQRLQKNLDILIQSMTRVSSRSEMLGSIHQESRIGKAVEVMIQHVENLRRMYTKEHTELLELRETMMQNERSFGSHSDRDDFRGKKQTGSQFYKSSSRRVSIAAIPRSSGAHYDMPKALDISETDAERLTRRSPWNVTGKGAARPPLKRFVSSGAWAEVDEPTLMMKGSPFDTDSPSEEEHRGSSERKSSLTELGNKLTSLIMPKFKTPNPASTPNMTEQAASSPFLGPTSRPAVARTSRGVWLWLALVVVLAALLALLASLVMQPAVDAAPVGTGDSWMTIQQLLWPYTGLRHNGQPPV from the exons ATGGACTGCTCCGCCCAGCAAAGAAGGCACAACCCCGTGGACAGCATCTGCCGCAAGTTGCAGACCATCCAGCGGTACACCTCTGACTCGCCCTTCTACATCCCCAAGCTGAGCTCCAGTAGCTACGACAGCCCCCAGGCAGGCCTCAAGCAAAACCTGGAGTCCTTCCTGAAGAAGCGCACCGTCCGTGGAGAAGATGGCATAGACCGGAGCATGTTGACCCCCACCAGTTCCCCCAAGACCCCCCGGACGGCCCTCTGTCCGTCCACCCCCGCCATCCCTTCCACACCGGCTTCCACCATCCCCATCCCGACAAACGCCACCTTCACCATCACCAGCACCCTAGGGGAGAGGCGGGGGCAGGGCAAGGACCAGTTTAGGGGGTGGCAGAGGACATGCTCCACCCCGGCTACCCAGAGTGGCGAGTCCTACTTCAGTTTCTCCCAAGGAGGCCAGTTCACCCAGCCTGaggggatggacagagagagagaggggcacaggaactccccgctctctctcacacactcccaggCGCACAGCACGCTGTCCTACAACCTGAACTTCTGCTCTGGAGAGTCGGCCAGCCCCCTGGAGTGTGAGCTGCCCTACCCAGCCCTGGTGGTCAAGAGGCTCTCCATGGGAGGAGATG gaaGTCTCTTCTCTTCTGAGGCCAGGAAGGAGGCGATGGCTGAGGTCAGTCTCATCTGTGAAGAGGACCTGCTGGATACCATCTTCCACGCCTGTGATACCCAGCgtcgag GGAAGGTGTATGTGTCCCGTATCGTGGACTACCTGCGGCACACCACCAGCCGGGGCTCAGAGGACAGCGGCCTGGACGACCTGTGCAACATGCTGGACCCCGAGCACAAAAACGTGTCCATCGACCTGGACACCTACCACGCCGTCATGAAGGAGTGGATAGATGACTGCCGCAACAGCGG ggaCGAGTCAGGCGAGGAGCTCACTCAGGACTCAGTCAGACTCAGGGAAAGTCTAGCAG CTAAGAGGTCTGTGCTGCTAAACATGACCTCTGGAAGTCTGGAGGCGTTTGGAGGCGAGGCGTCACGGGGAGACCT gGAGACGTCAGACCTGGTGTACTGTGTGGCAGACCTCCAGTTCAGCAACCAGAAGCTGCAGCAGGATGTCCGCAAGCTGAAGCAAGCCATGGAGGCCATGGAGGACACCAACCTGAGACTGGCCGAGGAGAACGAGCAGCTCCGCAGCCAGGCcaagat GGGTCACCAGCTGGCTCAGAAGGAGAAGCtgctgaaggaggaggtggaggagatgaagatGACCCTGAGCTGTACGGAGGAGGGCCGCGCCCGCGCCTcggcacacagcaaacacatg gaacgagAGAACCAGTCCCTCATCGCCAAGATCGCCTCTCTGCAGGAGGAG AACATCAAGGTCACCATGGAGATGGATGACCTTCAGAAGAGGATGATGGAGCTGTGTGACCTTAACGCAGAGCTACAG GTTCAGATCCACTCCTACGATGGCGTTGTGAACGAGAAGGATTCTCTTCTACTTGAG aGGAGTAGTCAAATAAAGGAGCTGAGGGCTGCTTTGGAGGAGTACTCTTCAgtcacagag cTTCTGCGTGCAGACAAGAGCAAGCTGGCGAGCCACATGCACCTGATGCAGCCCGACATGTCATCTCC ggTGGGGCTGTCCCTCTCAGTGGCCTACAGGTTGAACCAGATGACCTCAGGCTCTCTCCAGACAGAACTGGCCTTGGCCCAGAATCCTATTGAG AGGGCAGAGCGTCTGTCATCCAACCTGAGTTTCGTGTCTCCAATGGACGAGACCCTGGACAAGGAAGTGCTGCTTCTCTTTCAGGGCCCCTCTCCTGAGCACATGTCCCAGGAGTTCAAGGACATCATCACCAAACTG AAAAGAGAATTTGATGAGGAGGGTGTCTCAGTCCTGGTGACACTCAGGGGTCTCCTGGACCAGCATGGAGGGACAGAGGCCGTCTGTGACCCGCGCCTACAG ACGGTGCAGTGTGAGCTGGATGCGAGGAGGACAGAGTGGGCCCTGAGCCTGGAGCAACTGGACCAGTACACCGACTCCCTGGAGAAGGAGCTGATCAAGATGGCCAGCAACATGAGGCGCTCACGCACAGAGATCCTGCACCTTTCTGTccg cgTTCAGGAGCAGGAGAACCAGAAGCAGCAGctgaaggaggagctggagcagctgAAGACCCCTCAGGACAGCCGGGAGGCCAGCTGCCAGACCCCCGTCGACggagaagag CTGGGGGAGGATCTGGACTGGGACGAGGAGTTTGCCCTCCAGGACTTCCTGAGGGCCGAGGTGGACGAGCGTTACCGGGACTACCGGCCCGAGGGCCCCGGGGGGACGAGGCCACAAGGGGACCTGCTGGCGGACCaaccaggggaggagggggaggagcgttGGACGGtggtaggaggggagggatcAGAGGTCCAGGAGGAGCCCAGGGGGCTCTCACCCCCACCGAGAGGCACTCCGCCTGGGCAgagcacagagggagaggaggctg aaacaGCAGCATTACCGGAGCCTGATCTGAAGAACAACAGTGAATCTCTACAGGTAGATGGCACAGCTTACGagtctgt CTCCCAGCCTCCAGGCGCCAGCGAGgacggaagagggagggagagggaggagggggaggacacgACGGCAGGCAGCATGAGCAACATCAAG AGGCTGAGCCAGGACCAGCTGCTAGAGAGAGTCGTTGCGGAGGACag caCTAGCCTGCTCCCTGTactagaagaggaggaggagggtatgCATGAGTCCGCTCAGGTGCCAGCAGTGAACGTAGACATGGCAG GAACAGACAGGCTGACGGGAGAAGGGGCTGCTTCGCTCTCTGACGAAAACTCCCCCCAGACTGTCGTTGGACAGACCATCTCAGACACCAACCAATCTGAGGGCAGAGCTGAAGGCATAGCCTCTGACCCCAGCCAATCGGAGGACTCTCCTGCTCTGCAGGAACCCCAGGGAGCCAAAAAGTTAAAAAAGGAACTG CCTT GCTATACTCTCACGTATCTAGAATGTTCAAATGCTGGAATAAGGATAAACGATAGGATCCGGAAGATGGCAAGCGTGTTTGCGAGTGACGCTGAGGACGGCGTGGACCAGGAGGGCggagagaggcgggggaagCCCGAGAGTCTGGTGTCCTCCGGTGGAGGCGACCCCGAGGTGTGTGAGTCCCTCCGTGGTTCTGTGAGGGTCGCGGAGAGCCTAACCCTCGTCCTGGCCCTGCAGGAGCTGTCCCGCAGCATGGTGGTGATCGAGGGACACAAGCCTCCCGAGGACCTGAGTGAAGCCAGCGGCACCACGGAGAAGGACG CCGAGACCTCTGTGATTTCTGAGGACAACAGTGAGtccatgagagaggagaggaacag tctgtctcaaaATGAGAAGGAGATTGAG ACTGAGTTCCAGCGTTTGTCTCTGGGCTTCAAGTGTGACGTGTTCACCCTGGAGAAGAGGCTCCGTCTGGAGGAGCGATCACGTGACCTGGCCGAGGACAACGTCCGCAGGGAGGTGTCCAGCTGCCAGGGCCTGTTACAG gccctcatccctctctgtgAGGATGACAACCAGTCTATGGAGATCATCCAGAGGCTGCAGAAGAACCTGGACATCCTCATCCAGTCCATGACCAGGGTGTCCAGTCGCTCGGAGATGCTTGGATCCAtacaccag GAGAGTCGTATAGGGAAGGCTGTGGAGGTGATGATCCAGCACGTGGAGAACCTGAGGAGGATGTACACTAAAGAACACACTGAGCTGCTGGAGCTCCGAGAGACCATGATGCAGAACGAGAGGTCATTTGGATCCCACTCCGACAGAG ATGACTTCCGAGGCAAGAAGCAGACAGGATCCCAGTTCTACAAG TCCTCGTCTCGAAGAGTTAGCATAGCGGCTATCCCCCGCTCCAGTGGAGCACACTATGACATG CCCAAAGCACTAGACATCTCCGAGACGGATGCAGAGAGATTAACCAGGAGATCCCCCTG GAATGTGACAGGAAAGGGTGCAGCACGGCCCCCTCTAAAGCGTTTTGTCAGCTCAGGGGCCTGGGCCGAGGTTGATGAGCCCACGCTCATGATGAAGGG GTCGCCCTTTGACACGGACTCTCCTTCTGAGGAGGAGCACAGGGGGAGCTCTGAGAGGAAGTCCAGTCTCACTGAACTGGGCAACAAACTCACCTCCTTGATAATGCCCAAGTTCAAGAC ccccaatccagcctccacccccaacaTGACTGAGCAGGCAGCGTCCTCCCCATTCCTGGGCCCCACCTCCAGGCCGGCGGTGGCCAGGACCAGCCGGGGCGTGTGGCTGTGGCTGGCCCTGGTGGTGGTCCTAGCCGCCCTGCTGGCTCTGCTGGCCAGCCTGGTGATGCAGCCGGCCGTGGACGCAGCTCCCGTGGGGACAGGGGACTCCTGGATGACCATCCAGCAGCTCCTGTGGCCCTACACTGGGCTCAGGCACAACGGACAGCCCCCGGTGTAG
- the bcat1 gene encoding branched-chain-amino-acid aminotransferase, cytosolic, which yields MARVPDVRSTPASAPSHQGYGNDVSSNGMVDGCHTFKAADMVIELSQDHKAKPDLTNLVFGSVFTDHMLTIEWSSAEGWQKPHIKPFGNLPMHPACSALHYAVQLFEGMKAYRGPDDRVRLFRPMLNMNRMARSAERACLPAFDRAELLECVRRLVELDQSWVPQSDSASLYIRPTFLGTEPSLGVKKPSRALLYVILSPVGSYFSTGVKPVSLWADPKYIRAWRGGTGDCKMGGNYGSSIYAQNEAVDYGCQQVLWLYGDDHQITEVGTMNLFLFWTNEDGEEELATPPLDGIILPGITRQSILELTRKWGEFKVTERHLTMLDLQRALKEKRVQEMFGSGTACVVSPVGRILYQGENLLIPCQDNSPQLVFRLLKELTDIQYGHTPSDWAFMV from the exons ATGGCGAGAGTCCCAGACGTCCGTTCCACACCCGCGAGCGCTCCATCTCATCAG GGGTATGGAAACGATGTATCCAGTAACGGAATGGTGGATGGCTGTCACACCTTCAAG GCTGCTGACATGGTCATTGAGCTCTCTCAGGACCACAAGGCCAAACCGGACCTGACCAACCTGGTGTTTGGGAGTGTGTTCACGGACCACATGCTGACCATCGAGTGGTCCAGCGCGGAGGGCTGGCAGAAGCCCCACATCAAGCCGTTTGGCAACCTGCCCATGCACCCCGCCTGCTCGGCCCTGCACTACGCAGTCCAG ctgtttGAGGGGATGAAGGCGTACAGGGGCCCAGATGACCGAGTGCGTCTCTTCAGACCCATGCTCAACATGAACCGCATGGCCAGGTCTGCCGagagggcctgcctgcct gcctttGACAGGGCAGAGCTGCTGGAGTGTGTCCggaggctggtggagctggacCAGAGCTGGGTCCCCCAGTCCGACTCGGCCAGCCTCTACATCAGACCCACCTTCCTAGGCACAGAG CCGTCCCTGGGGGTGAAGAAGCCATCCCGCGCGTTGCTCTACGTGATCCTGAGTCCAGTGGGGTCCTACTTCAGCACGGGCGTCAAGCCCGTGTCCCTGTGGGCCGACCCCAAGTACATACGAGCCTGGAGGGGAGGAACCGGCGACTGCAAGATGGGagg AAACTACGGTTCCTCTATCTACGCTCAGAACGAAGCTGTGGATTATGGGTGCCAGCAGGTGCTCTGGCTTTACGGAGACGACCACCAGATCACAGAGGTCGGCACCATGaacctcttcctcttctggaCCAATGAGGATGGAG aggaggagctggccaCGCCCCCGCTGGATGGAATCATCCTGCCTGGGATCACCAGACAGAGCATTCTAGAGCTCACCAGGAAATGG GGGGAGTTCAAGGTGACTGAGCGCCACTTGACCATGTTGGACCTGCAGAGGGCTCTGAAGGAGAAGCGGGTGCAGGAGATGTTTGGTTCTGGTACTGCCTGCGTGGTCAGCCCTGTGGGGCGCATCCTCTAccagggagag aacTTGCTCATCCCGTGTCAGGACAACAGCCCACAGCTGGTGTTCAGATTGCTAAAGGAGCTCACGGATATacag TACGGTCACACTCCTAGTGACTGGGCCTTCATGGTGTAG
- the rab3ip gene encoding rab-3A-interacting protein isoform X1: MASEPLEGFHEVNLASPTTPDLHGLAETRPQRHSAPPSSLYRTPSLGSAPCPPNALRADQLPTQPVYSAPRHLGNDEAHNGSVPGLEPSARSEVESAESVFLVGEEGEEFLGLSDSSLSRLRSPSVMEVREKGNERLKDELAKAQRELKLKDEECERLSKVRDQLGQELEELTASLFQEAHKMVREANVKQATAEKQLKEALGKIDVLQAEVLALKTLVLSSSPTSPCQDLPSGTKTPFKKGHGRNKSTSSAMLGSQAELSVTQPIVRDCREVDSLLFSEFKAWKEEPSLQRSCSFLERVYREDIHPCLTFSKSELGSAILEAVERNTLSVEPVGFQPLPVVKASAVECGGPNGRRAEVVTKCALSGQTKTCKHRIKFGDSSNYYYVSPYCRYRITSVCNFFTYIRYIQQGLVKQQDAEQMFWEVMQLRREMSFAKLGYYKDEL, translated from the exons ATGGCCAGCGAACCCCTCGAAGGTTTCCATGAGGTCAACCTGGCTTCGCCCACCACCCCGGACCTCCACGGCCTGGCCGAGACACGCCCCCAGCGACACAGCGCCCCGCCCAGCTCTCTCTACCGCACCCCCTCACTGGGctccgccccctgcccccccaatgCCCTGAGGGCTGACCAGCTGCCCACGCAGCCTGTTTACTCCGCCCCCCGCCATCTTGGCAATGATGAGGCGCACAATGGCAG TGTTCCAGGACTGGAGCCCTCCGCCCGCTCTGAGGTGGAGTCAGCAGAAAGTGTCTTCCTGgttggagaggaaggggaggagttcCTGGGCTTGAGTGACAGCAGCTTGTCCCGCCTCCGCAGCCCCTCGGTgatggaggtgagagagaaaggcaacGAGAGGCTGAAGGATGAACTGGCCAAGGCACAGAGG gagcTTAAGTTGAAGGACGAGGAGTGTGAGAGGTTGTCTAAGGTGAGGGATCAGCtggggcaggagctggaggagctcaCTGCCAGCCTCTTCCAG GAAGCTCACAAGATGGTCCGTGAGGCCAACGTTAAGCAGGCTACTGCTGAGAAACAGCTGAAAGAGGCGCTGGGcaag ATTGACGTGCTGCAGGCGGAGGTGCTGGCCCTGAAGACtctggtcctctcctcctcccccacctccccctgccaGGACCTCCCCTCGGGCACCAAGACCCCCTTCAAGAAGGGCCACGGCCGCAACAAGAGCACCAGCTCCGCCATGCTGGGCAGCCAGGCGGAGCTGTCAGTCACGCAGCCCATAGTACGAGACTgcagggag GTGGACAGTCTGCTCTTCAGCGAGTTCAAGGCCTGGAAGGAGGAGCCCAGTCTGCAGAGGAGCTGCTCCTTCCTGGAGAGAGTCTACAGAGAAGATAtccacccctgcctcacctTCTCCAAgagcgag CTGGGGTCAGCCATCTTGGAGGCGGTGGAGAGGAACACGCTGAGTGTGGAGCCGGTGGGCTTCCAGCCCCTGCCCGTCGTCAAGGCCTCGGCTGTGGAGTGCGGAGGACCAAA tggccgGAGGGCCGAGGTGGTCAC AAAATGTGCCCTCAGCGGCCAGACCAAAACCTGCAAGCACAGGATCAAGTTCGGAGACTCCAGCAACTACTACTACGTGTCTCCCTACTGCAGATACAGG atcACGTCGGTGTGTAACTTCTTCACCTACATCCGCTACATTCAACAAGGGCTGGTGAAGCAGCAAGACG CTGAACAGATGTTCTGGGAGGTGATGCAGCTTCGCAGGGAGATGTCATTCGCTAAGCTGGGCTACTACAAGGATGAACTGTGA